The sequence below is a genomic window from Vidua macroura isolate BioBank_ID:100142 chromosome 10, ASM2450914v1, whole genome shotgun sequence.
AACCCCGTCAGTTTATAGCTGCAGTATTGCATAGACAGTTTGGAGGAAGGAGTGATTTCTGAGAACtttattctcatttttactgtaattttggTTATGGAAACACCCTTATGCTTCAGATATAATTACAGCAGAAAAAGTCTCTACAATACTCtaatataaaaaggtaaaaatgaatttgtttaTTGTATTTAAGAGTCAGtgtaaaaagtatttttccagttttattgaAATCTGTAAGACAGTGACGTGCACAAGGAAACTTCATGTTGTATCTTCTTCCTAACTCTTCTCTCTCCTCGGATGTGTTTTGCAACTTGACTACAGTTATAATGAATGTTGGTTTAAATATCCTGAAGTTCCTCATGTCCGATGTTGCTGCTCAAAACCGAGGTGCACTTTCTTTATCCTGCCCCATAACTAGGTGAATTCTTGGAGTAGCCCTCGTAAGACTTTTCTTATGGTCCGTAACTTGGAAACCAGCAATCCCTACTGGCACAGAATGCCCTGCAGACAATCAGTTGTCTTCTAAATATTTGTCCGGACAGTGTTACTGAAATGTAGGTGATGGTTTTATCACGTcttccactgctgctccttttttAACAGGATTTTCTGCTTCCTTGATCATCTTTAAGCCTGCAGTCTGGCAAAAGCCTGCAAGTGTTGTCTGCATTTGTTGAAAGAACAGATTTGGTTGAGAGGATGAGCAATCTCCTaaagctgtgctggtttggggCATGTTGGGGAGGTTGGTTCATGCAGGTGGGTGAAAGAACAAGGAGTGGGTGTTACTGGGTCTCAACTTCATATTTGAGGACGTGCGAGTAGAAGCTGTGGTTGGCGTTCTCATGCACCATCACAAACACCTCTCTGCAGCCCGAGGTGTTGCAGGttccctcccagcagccctTGTTCTGGGTGAGAGGGTAGGTGTTCTCAGCCTGGACCAGCACCTTGGCAATGCCGTGCATTTTGAGTTTGAACTGGACGTTGCGGTTGGCCGGCAGCAGGCCCGAGAGCGGCTCCACGATCTCGTAGTCTTGCAGCCACTTGCTGTAGCTCTGGGGGAAGGCTGGCCACTTCACCTCTGTGTTCAGGCACCTGATGAGGTAGTTGAAGATGTAATCATAATTACCGGGGTCCGACTTCTTCTTGGAGTAGATTTTGAGAACAAAGTTCCCTGCGTGCGGGAGGTGGACCTTCAGCTCGATCTGGTTCCTGCGGTGGATCTGCAGCACGTGCCGCCTGCCCATGTCCTCCGCGAGGCTGCTGCTGCCGTCGGTGTGCAGCGAGGTCAGGACGCTGATGTCCTTGCCCAGGGTGAAGGTGAGGGAGCAGCGCCCGTCGTTGGTGTGCAGGACGGGCTCTCTGTGTGACGGCCGCAGGAAGCCCTGGCGCTCTGAGAACCAGCTCGGCCCGACGGGCTGGTGCAGGTCCTTGGGGAAGCGCATGGCCTTGTCCACGGACTCGCACTCCACCACGTACTCCAGCACGCACTTGTAGATGTCATCCGAAGCCTCAGCCTTGGAGGGCTTGGCAAAGATCTCCAGCTTGTGGCTCCCTGTCTTCTGTGGGTAGATATCCAGCTCCATTCCATGTCTTTTCAAAATCATCAAACCGTGTTCATCTGTTCCCTTCAGCTTAAACATAAATAATGTGCCAGAACGGCAGTCCACGGATACAGAGGCTTTTCCATTTACTgggaaatacaaaagaaaagagGCTGCATAGGAGTGTCAGTACAGTTTTTAACCCTAATGTACCCCCTGTTCTGGGAAGGTTAATCTGGCCCAATAAGTTGCTGTTTCTCTAGAAGTAAAACCAAGAGCTGCAACTGGCAGGTCACAGCTTGTCATCAGTCTGCTTAGGGCAGTGTGCCTCAGAAAGAATGAGAGTGGCCTTTGTTTGTGAGATGTGCATTTATCCTGTTCTTATACACCCTGACATGGAGCTGTGGTCTGCTAGAATGTGAAAGCCTGTGTGAAATATAACTGAAAGTACCAtcaggccagattggatggggtttggggcaacctggtctggtagaaggtgtccctgcccatggtggggggttggaatgagatgggctttaaggtcccttccaactcaaactattatggaattctgtaattctatgatcATGAAGGGCTGAATTAGAGGTGATTAGACCTGGTTGCTAGCCCAGTagctgctcccaggagcttCAAATTGCAGGAACTCTCCAGTATGTAGATATGAGATTAATCTACCTCCCTGTGAGCCTGTTCCCAAACAGCTTGAAGTCTTCATTACGTCCTAAAATGTTGATGTCCATAAGCTTTAACTCTGTTCTTAGCATTCACAAATTAGCCATCCAGTTAAATTCCTGCAGCTCTTGAAAAATCCAAGGGGGGAGGTTTTAAATGTGCGCCTTGTTCAGTTGTGGCACCGGAGCGGTTTTATGTTAAAAGAGCTGCTGGACTCACTCGGGTTGCTCAGTATTGCCTGAAGAGGTGCACAGTGGTGTGTGTTGGATGTGGGATGCAGGAGGGAAGATGCCCCATGGCTCCTCCGTTACCTGTTCGGATGATGGGAGTCTCCGGGTGTGCGGCCAGCAGCCCCAGCGTGTAGAAGTTGCTGTTGTGCAGCATGTTGTTCTCAAACTCCTTCAGTGTCAGCGTGGGCTTAAGGAGCTGCCAGTTACTGTTATCTGGGAAGTGATTGTTAATGAACAGGGCCGGGTGAGTCAGAAAGTAAAACTCATTGTacctgggagaagggagaaatAAGGGAAAATGAGTAATTACAAATAGGGAATTCTTCCCCCGCGCAGTGGTGGTGGTTTCAGCAGGAGGATGTTGGAGTGGTTTGAGCTGCTGATAAACTGAGATCTGTGGGTTTGAAATTCCCCAGGCAGAGAAGAAACCTGAGCTTTGGTCTTCTGTTTCCAGGGTAAATGCTGAACTTTAGGATAAACCCTGAGTATTTGCACTATTCCCTTGCACCCACAGGCTCCTGGAAAAAGGAGGCACTGGGTGTTGACTGCAAGCAATTCACAAAAGCTGTGACTCCACAGACTGTTGCCTAAACTGAAGATGTGACAAGCAAACCCAGCTGGCTTTTAGCAGTTTGTGACTTCCTGCTCAGGGCAACTACCTCTCTACAGGCTGTGTTCCATGCCTTGTACAGGCAGCCTGGGTACCTTGCCCATGGCTTtgtgtaggcacacagtttgtggtgactgggagtggggctgagcctcatccccagtgggtccagctgtgagaagcagtgagcagcactgacagcaatgagccatggggtgcccaggggcactgaccaacctccaaagggaacagagggcacacaggggcactgcatgaacatgagggggTAAAAGGTTGGGCTGAAGAACAAGGGGAGCAGATGCTGCAGCTTCTGAGGTGACGtgatgttactctgtatgggcagaCACATGAAGCCTTCTGATGAGGTGTGGTGTTACTCTGTTTGGGTGACTgcttaaagccttctgaaattgtgtGGTGACACTCTGTGTATCATGGCCATCTCAAATGTGGCACATGCTGTGACATGTGCCATGAGAGCTTTGGGTCTTCCTGTGGCCCCAAATGTGTCTGTTTGGTTTGCCAATCCCATCagctttccttctgcctttgtACAGGGTTTACGTACTCAGATAGAGGGGGGTCTTTACCTGTAGGTGAACTTGGTGAAGGAATCATCCACAGAACCACTCCCCCAGGTGCTGTCCAGTAAATGCCACCTTCCCTCAAGGTAGACAGCGTTCCAGGCATGGTCAGAGTCCCCTGTAAAGGTCTGCCCTGTCTTGTACCCGTGTCCCTTGGCATGTCCCGAGAGCTTCTTGCACTGAATCCCTGCAAGACTGAAAGGAAACGATAAGCTGTAGCAGGAGAGTTTTGTGTTAAACCTGTCAGGTACttctggggaaggagaaaaggtgATGATGCCTGAGGTGTTGGGTGGGGCTGTTTGTTTTTGTAGTCTTTGCACAGAGATTCAGAGAGCATCCTGCTGGAGGAAGGGccttttctctcccagttttGCATATTCCCTGTCTTTTTGCCTAATGCACCATCAATTCAGCACAGTTAGAGGATGACATGATAAAGTGTGCTTAATTGCTCTCTGTCTTGTTACTCAGTGAAATCCCTTTGCTGCTGTCCACAATTAGCCCAtgtaattataaattaaaagcaCAGGCTGTTCTCTCCCCCTGACAGTGGGCCTGGTGTTTGACACCAGCTAAGGAATCTCAGACCTCATGGGATTCTGGATACTGATTTAGTTTCCTGAAAGAATGAGCTCGTGCTTGCCCAGGGTAGAAATGATTAAATATTCTCTTTCTAAAAACATGACGAATACCTGCGTGGATGTGTAAATAAGATTTAAATAAGCACTGTGTTAATAAGCTCTCTGCTGATGGATTCTAACATTGGCATCTTATTTCACCATTAATCTAAAATTGCTTCACTTGGAGCGTTGTCTTTTGTGTAGGACAGCATTGACATTCTTCTTCATAGAGAAGTGTGTTAAATGGAACAACTACCTTAAGTAATAAAGTGTGCAGGCTTCCAGAGCGAGATTGTCTGCATAATGTGGGTTTAGCTCAGGAGAAAAGTGATATTTATGGGGAAGATAATTAGCATGGTTGTTAAGAAGTTGAGGCCTGATAACAGATACTGGCTGGCAACTGGCAGTGCAGTGGAACTTGTAGGGagggctgcttttcccaggggAGGTGGGCACTTCAGCAA
It includes:
- the KY gene encoding kyphoscoliosis peptidase — protein: MGTMDFKADASAVTINLLLIVRPEEAANKEKGQREGQTEGGRGAGSKGDGNGNSRSQPHQGTDLNGRRGPTDPCEQTTSITSGPDKGTQVTVEIHHKDTSPQLIKRLSLGKGSQRLRGHDNKGFQKTEAPRPPGAKDLHAYPWDKSSLKSMPVDLQQLEKLDAYALKVNVTNSVEELVKALLKQARTDLEKVRAIWMWICHHIEYDVVGYHNKSQVSSKPRDVLQMGKSICEGYAELFEHMCSLAGIQCKKLSGHAKGHGYKTGQTFTGDSDHAWNAVYLEGRWHLLDSTWGSGSVDDSFTKFTYRYNEFYFLTHPALFINNHFPDNSNWQLLKPTLTLKEFENNMLHNSNFYTLGLLAAHPETPIIRTVNGKASVSVDCRSGTLFMFKLKGTDEHGLMILKRHGMELDIYPQKTGSHKLEIFAKPSKAEASDDIYKCVLEYVVECESVDKAMRFPKDLHQPVGPSWFSERQGFLRPSHREPVLHTNDGRCSLTFTLGKDISVLTSLHTDGSSSLAEDMGRRHVLQIHRRNQIELKVHLPHAGNFVLKIYSKKKSDPGNYDYIFNYLIRCLNTEVKWPAFPQSYSKWLQDYEIVEPLSGLLPANRNVQFKLKMHGIAKVLVQAENTYPLTQNKGCWEGTCNTSGCREVFVMVHENANHSFYSHVLKYEVETQ